The Stenotrophomonas sp. NA06056 genome segment TTGATTCATAAGGTTTTTATGGCGACTCAGAAGTGTCCGCTGGGCGGACACCTGTCCATTCGCGTGCCGCGGACACTGTCCGGACGTGGATCGCCGCCGTTCGTGACGCTGGAAAAGGGGGCGCGATGGCCGATGTGGCCGATCACCCCCAGTGACTGGTGGCCGATACCGGTGGCGGCACGCCCGCGCTAGGATCGGGATTCACCTATGTGACCAAGGACCCGGATATGTCGCTCACCCTGCGCCCGCGCGCTGCGCTGCTCGCTGTTGCCCTCAGTACTGCTCTCGGCACGCTCGCGCCCACCTACGCGTTGGCGGCCAAGCCGGCCGCGACCAGCAAGGTCGATATCCCGTTCGAGCAGTTCACCCTGCCCAACGGCCTGCGGGTGGTGGTGCATACCGATCGCAAGGCACCGATCGTTGCGGTCAACATCTGGTACCACGTCGGCAGCAAGGACGAGCCCGCTGGCCGTACCGGCTTCGCGCATCTGTTTGAACACCTGATGTTCCAGAGCAGCGAGAACCACGACGGCGAGTACTTCGAGCCCTTCAAGCAGGTCGGTGCCACCGGCCAGAACGGCACCACCAATACCGACCGCACCAATTACTTCGAGAACGTGCCGACCACCGCGCTGGACATGGCGCTGTGGATGGAATCGGATCGCATGGGCCATCTGGTCGGTGCGATCGACCAGGCTGCGCTGGACGAGCAGCGTGGCGTGGTGCAGAACGAGAAGCGCCAGGGCGAGAACCAGCCCTATGGCCAGGTGTGGGAACAGCTCAACCGCGCGCTGTATCCGGTGGGCCACCCGTACCACCACAGCGTGATCGGCTCGATGAACGATCTCAACGCCGCCTCGCTGGATGACGTCAAGACCTGGTTCCGCACCTGGTATGGCCCGAACAACGCGGTGCTGGTGCTGGCCGGCGACATCGACCTGGCCACCGCCAAGGAAAAGGCCGCCAAGTACTTCGGCAGCATCCCGGCCGGCCCGACCATGGCGCAGCCGAAGGTGGACGTGGCCAAGCGCCCGGCCGACACCCGCGAGGTAATGACCGACAAGGTGCCGCAGGCCCGCATTTACCGCGCCTGGAACGTGGCCCAGGTCGGCACCACCGACATCGACCAGCTGCAGCTGCTCGCCTATGTGCTCGGCGGCGCCAAGTCCTCGCGCCTGAGCCAGCGCCTGCAGCACCAGGACAAGCTGGTGGACAACATCAGCGCCGGTGCCTTCGCCTCGCAGCTGGGCTCCAACTTCATGGTGATGGCCACCGTGAAGCAGGGCCAGGATCCGGCCAAGGTCGAAAAGATCATCGATGAGGAAATCGAGCGCCTGCTCAAGGACGGTCCGACCGCCGAAGAGCTGGCGCGCGCCAAGACCGGCTCGCGTGCCGGGTTCATCCGCGGCATCGAACGTATCGGCGGCTTCGGCGGCAAGGCCGACGCACTGGCCGAATGCACGGTGTATACCGGCGACCCGGGCTGCTTCCGCACCTCGCTGGCCAACATCGACAAGGCCACCGCTGCTGACCTGAAGCGCGTGGGCGCGCAGTGGCTGGACAAGGGCAGCCACACCCTGGTGGTCGAACCGGGCGCACGCGTGGCGCTGAAGGAAGACCCCTCGCAGGCGCCGAAGCCGTTCAACGTGCCGGCGGTGGACAGCAAGTACAGCACCCTGCCCGAGCAGGTGGATCGCAAGGCGGGCGTGCCGCAGACCCGTGAGTTCCCGCAGTTGAAGTTCCCGGCACTGCAACGCGCCACGCTGAAGAACGGCACCCAGGTGGTGCTCGCCGAGCGCCATGAAATTCCGGTGGTGCAGTTCAGTTACCAGTTCCCGGGCGGCTTCACCGCCGACCAGGGCCGCAAGCCGGGCACCGCCAACTTCACCATGAGCCTGATGACCGAAGGTGCCGGCAAGCTGGGTTCGCTGGCCTTCGCCGATGCGGCCGATGCGCTGGGTGCGGACCTTGATGCGTCTGCCGGACTGGATTCGGTGGACGTGGAACTGTCCGCGCTGAAGGAGAACCTGGTGCCGTCGCTGGCGCTGTACGCCAGCCTGCTGCGCGAGCCGCGCTTCGAGCAGAGCGAGATCGATCGGGTCAAGGCGACCTGGATCGCCGGCATCCAGCAGGAGAAGGTCAACCCGAACGCTGTAGCGATGCGCGTGCTGCCGCCGCTGCTGTACGGCAAGGGCCACCCCTACGCGATCCCGTTCACCGGCAGCGGTGACGAAGCGGCGATCAGCAGCCTGGGCCGCGAGGACCTGGTCGACTTCCACCGCGACTGGCTGCGTCCGCAGGACGGCACCCTGATCGTGGTCGGCGATACCACCCTGGCCGAGATCGTACCGCTGCTGGACAAGCAGCTGGGCGACTGGAAGGCCACCGGTGATGCGCCGACGGTCAAGGCCACTACTGCCGTGGCGCTGCCGAAGAGCCCGCGCGTGTTCCTGATCGACCAGCCGGGCGCGGTGCAGGCCAACCTGTTCGCCGGCCAGGTCGTGCCGCCGTCCAGCGATGCCGGCTCGACCCGCTTCGACATCGCCAACGGCGTGATCGGTGGCGACTTCACCTCGCGCCTGAACATGAACCTGCGCGAGGACAAGCACTGGTCCTACGGCGCCCGCACCAGTGCCAGCAACACCGTGGGCCAGCGCCCGTGGATGGCGATGGCGCCGGTGCAGATCGACAAGACCGGCCCGGCCATGGCGGAAATGCGCAAGGAGATCGCCGAGTTCGCCAACGGCAGCAAGCCGGCAACCGACGCGGAAGTAGCGCGCATCCGCAACATCCAGACCCTGAGCCTGCCTGGTGCCTACGAGACCGCCAGCGCGGTGGCCGCGACCATCGGCACGATCGTGCAGTTCAAGCGCCCGGACGACTACGTGCTGCGCCGCAAGGCCGAGATCGAAGCGATGACCCCGGCGCAGGTGCAGCAGGCGGCGGCGGAGATCAAGCCGCAGGCGCTGACCTGGGTGGTGGTGGGTGACCTCAAGCAGACCGAAGCGGCGGTGCGCGCCTTGAACCTGGGCGAAGTGACCGTGATCGACGCCGAAGGCAACCCGGTGAAGAAATAAGGGACAGGCCTGCCCGCTTCGGCGGGCAGGCCTGCCGCGGTAGTGCCGGCCGCTGGCCGGCAACCCCGTGATCCCGCCCCGGCTATCCCTGATTCAGATGGTTCAGGCACACTCCTGACATTCCCTTCCAGGTTCTGCCCATGCGCGTTCTGCTGCTGTCGTCCCTGTTGCTCACCGTCACCGCCTGCACCTGGGTGCCGATCGAACCGGCCGGCAAGGCGACCCGCGTGCTGCCGGCAGGCCCGGTACCGGCCGGGTGCATCTCCAAGGGCGAGGTGGTGGTGACCGTGAAGAGCAAGGTCGGCTTCTACAACCGCAACCCGCTGCGCGTGCAGGAAGAACTGGAAACCCTGGCCCGCAACGAGGCCCCGACCACCGGCGCCAATGCCGTGCAGGCCGCTGCGGCCCCCGCCGATGGCAGCCAGCGCTTCGCTGCCTTCCAGTGCCCGCCGCGCTGAATCCTTCACCATACGGCCAAGGCTGAATTCGTAAAGATGCGGTGAAGGCCCGGGGGGTTATAGAATAGCGCCCCCTTTGCCTGAGCCTTGGCGCTAACCTCGATGCTCTTCAAGAATGTCTCGATTGCCGGCCTGGCTCACGTTGATGCGCCGCACACGCTGACGACCAAGGAAATCAACGAACGCCTGCAGCCGACGTTGGATCGCCTGGGTATCCGTACCGACGTGCTTGGCGACATTGCCGGCATCCATGCGCGCCGCCTGTGGGACAACGGCGTGCTGGCGTCCGATGCCGCGACCATGGCAGGCCGCAAGGCACTGGAAGACGCAGGCATCAACGCGACGCAGGTCGGCCTGCTGGTCAATACCTCAGTCAGCCGCGACTACCTGGAGCCGTCCACCGCGTCCATCGTGTCGGGGAACCTGGGCGTCAGCGACGAGTGCATGACCTTCGACGTCGCCAATGCCTGCCTGGCCTTCATCAACGGCATGGACATCGCCGCGCGCATGCTTGAGCGCGGTGACATCGACTACGCGCTGGTGGTGGACGGTGAGACCGCCAACCTGGTGTACGAAAAGACCCTGGAGCGCATGACCGCACCGGACGTCACCGCCGACGACTTCCGCAATGAGCTGGCGGCGCTGACCACCGGTTCCGGTGCGGCCGCGATGGTGATGGCCCGTTCGGAGCTGGTCCCGGATGCGCCGCGTTACAAAGGTGGCGTGACCCGTTCGGCCACCGAGTGGAACCAGCTGTGCCTGGGCAACCTGGACCGCATGGTCACCGACACCCGCATGCTGCTGATCGAGGGCATCAAGCTGGCACAGAAGACCTTCAGCGCCGCCAAGATCGCACTGGGCTGGGCGGTGGAAGAGCTGGACCAGTTCGTCATCCACCAGGTCAGCCAGCCGCACACCGCTGCGTTCATCAAGAATTTCGGCATCGACCCGAAAAAGGTCATGACCATCTTCGGCGAGCACGGCAACATCGGTCCGGCCTCGGTGCCGATCGTGCTGAGCAAGCTCAAGCAGCTGGGCAAGCTGAAGAAGGGCGATCGGATCGCGCTTCTGGGCATTGGTTCGGGCCTGAACTGCTCGATGGCCGAAGTGGTCTGGTAAGACCCCCTGTAGAGCCGAGCCCATGCTCGGCTCACGCGCACAGCGCGGTTCCACCGCGGCCTGACCGGAGAGCAGCCGAGCATCGGCTCGGCTCTACACCGCGCCGCGATTCTCACTAGGTGCTCCGCATGCGCGATCTTCCCGGTTACCCCGCCCACCCGCAGCGCTTCGAGGTACGCCCGGGCCTGTCGATGAACTATCTCGACGAAGGCCCGCGCGACGGCGAGGTGGTGGTGATGGTCCACGGCAACCCGTCGTGGAGCTATTACTGGCGCACGCTGGTGGCCGGCCTGTCGGACAGATACCGCTGCATCGTGCCGGACCACATCGGCATGGGCCTGTCGGACAAGCCCGATGACAGCCGCTACGAGTACACGCTGCAGTCGCGCGTGGATGATCTGGACGCGTTGCTGAAGCACCTGGGCATCACCGGCCCGGTGACCCTGGCCGTGCATGACTGGGGCGGCATGATCGGCTTCGGCTGGGCGCTGTCGCATCACGACCAGGTCAAGCGCCTGGTGGTGCTCAACACCGCTGCGTTCCCGATGCCGACGGCGAAGAAGATGCCGTGGCAGATCGCGCTGGGGCGGCACTGGAAGATTGGCGAGTGGATCATCCGCACCTTCAATGCGTTCTCGTCCGGTGCGTCGTGGCTGGGCGTGGAGCGGAAGATGCCGGCCGACGTGCGCCGCGCCTATGTGTCGCCGTACAACAGCTACGCCAACCGCATCAGCACCATCCGCTTCATGCAGGACATCCCGCTGTCGCCGGCCGACAAGGCGTGGTCGCTGCTGGAGCGTGCCGGCAAGGCGCTGCCGTCGTTCGCCGATCGCCCGGCCTTCCTTGGCTGGGGCCTGCGCGACTTCGTGTTCGACCACCACTTCCTGAAGGGCTTCCAGGCCGCATTGCCGAAGGCGCAGGTGCATGCCTTCGAAGATGCCGGGCACTACGTGCTGGAAGACAAGCACGAGGTGCTGGTGCCGGAGATCCGGGCGTTCCTGGACAAGAACCCGATCTGAGAGGTGTGCCGACCAACGGTCGGCACCCACCGGGAGAAGGGTTGGGTAGGTGCCGACCGTTGGTCGGCACACCGGACTACGCCGCGATCGGGGCCTGTGGCGACGGGCTGTTGCCGTTGTCATCCGGGTGGTCGTCGTCGTTGCCGGCTTCATCGCGCCAGCGCCAGTCGGCCAGCGTCAGCGGATCCAGACCATAGGCGATGCGGGCCTTGTCGCACTGCGGGCTGGCCTTGCCGTACTCCCACGATG includes the following:
- a CDS encoding pitrilysin family protein; translated protein: MSLTLRPRAALLAVALSTALGTLAPTYALAAKPAATSKVDIPFEQFTLPNGLRVVVHTDRKAPIVAVNIWYHVGSKDEPAGRTGFAHLFEHLMFQSSENHDGEYFEPFKQVGATGQNGTTNTDRTNYFENVPTTALDMALWMESDRMGHLVGAIDQAALDEQRGVVQNEKRQGENQPYGQVWEQLNRALYPVGHPYHHSVIGSMNDLNAASLDDVKTWFRTWYGPNNAVLVLAGDIDLATAKEKAAKYFGSIPAGPTMAQPKVDVAKRPADTREVMTDKVPQARIYRAWNVAQVGTTDIDQLQLLAYVLGGAKSSRLSQRLQHQDKLVDNISAGAFASQLGSNFMVMATVKQGQDPAKVEKIIDEEIERLLKDGPTAEELARAKTGSRAGFIRGIERIGGFGGKADALAECTVYTGDPGCFRTSLANIDKATAADLKRVGAQWLDKGSHTLVVEPGARVALKEDPSQAPKPFNVPAVDSKYSTLPEQVDRKAGVPQTREFPQLKFPALQRATLKNGTQVVLAERHEIPVVQFSYQFPGGFTADQGRKPGTANFTMSLMTEGAGKLGSLAFADAADALGADLDASAGLDSVDVELSALKENLVPSLALYASLLREPRFEQSEIDRVKATWIAGIQQEKVNPNAVAMRVLPPLLYGKGHPYAIPFTGSGDEAAISSLGREDLVDFHRDWLRPQDGTLIVVGDTTLAEIVPLLDKQLGDWKATGDAPTVKATTAVALPKSPRVFLIDQPGAVQANLFAGQVVPPSSDAGSTRFDIANGVIGGDFTSRLNMNLREDKHWSYGARTSASNTVGQRPWMAMAPVQIDKTGPAMAEMRKEIAEFANGSKPATDAEVARIRNIQTLSLPGAYETASAVAATIGTIVQFKRPDDYVLRRKAEIEAMTPAQVQQAAAEIKPQALTWVVVGDLKQTEAAVRALNLGEVTVIDAEGNPVKK
- a CDS encoding DUF4156 domain-containing protein, encoding MRVLLLSSLLLTVTACTWVPIEPAGKATRVLPAGPVPAGCISKGEVVVTVKSKVGFYNRNPLRVQEELETLARNEAPTTGANAVQAAAAPADGSQRFAAFQCPPR
- a CDS encoding 3-oxoacyl-ACP synthase III, which produces MLFKNVSIAGLAHVDAPHTLTTKEINERLQPTLDRLGIRTDVLGDIAGIHARRLWDNGVLASDAATMAGRKALEDAGINATQVGLLVNTSVSRDYLEPSTASIVSGNLGVSDECMTFDVANACLAFINGMDIAARMLERGDIDYALVVDGETANLVYEKTLERMTAPDVTADDFRNELAALTTGSGAAAMVMARSELVPDAPRYKGGVTRSATEWNQLCLGNLDRMVTDTRMLLIEGIKLAQKTFSAAKIALGWAVEELDQFVIHQVSQPHTAAFIKNFGIDPKKVMTIFGEHGNIGPASVPIVLSKLKQLGKLKKGDRIALLGIGSGLNCSMAEVVW
- a CDS encoding alpha/beta fold hydrolase, with the protein product MRDLPGYPAHPQRFEVRPGLSMNYLDEGPRDGEVVVMVHGNPSWSYYWRTLVAGLSDRYRCIVPDHIGMGLSDKPDDSRYEYTLQSRVDDLDALLKHLGITGPVTLAVHDWGGMIGFGWALSHHDQVKRLVVLNTAAFPMPTAKKMPWQIALGRHWKIGEWIIRTFNAFSSGASWLGVERKMPADVRRAYVSPYNSYANRISTIRFMQDIPLSPADKAWSLLERAGKALPSFADRPAFLGWGLRDFVFDHHFLKGFQAALPKAQVHAFEDAGHYVLEDKHEVLVPEIRAFLDKNPI